The following are encoded together in the Weissella soli genome:
- a CDS encoding pyridoxal phosphate-dependent aminotransferase, translating to MREDLKNLPVYAAPTQTDLVVLANNENAYVDWRDLLSIDTHRIDFNHYGKSTHDALRAKYAAYVGLQVANVLPGPGSEALIPLLINALSTESVLFFSRDFFRYYEIAKVLQRKVLTSDVALGITGLIATAQATQPEIIMLSNPNNPLSIEFTRADLIRLLDETTAYVVIDEAYAEYGQVSVVDLVDTYPKLIVLRTLSKAWGLANLRVGFLLANSELRAYLEAVQGAFVLSDVNADLATQALSYDALVVEKINALKATRADFIAYLASKGISVNQSASSFVYVNISGSDRIQQELLAVGIQVNTYADQGLRITIGTPAQMTQLQQALEQII from the coding sequence ATGCGTGAAGACTTAAAGAATTTACCAGTGTATGCTGCACCCACCCAGACCGACTTGGTCGTATTAGCGAATAATGAAAATGCCTATGTTGACTGGCGTGATTTGCTCAGCATCGATACGCACCGCATTGATTTTAACCACTATGGTAAGAGCACGCATGATGCTTTGCGGGCGAAATATGCCGCTTATGTGGGGTTACAAGTCGCGAATGTGTTACCAGGGCCTGGTAGTGAGGCACTGATTCCATTGTTGATTAATGCGTTATCAACAGAATCGGTCTTATTTTTTTCACGTGATTTTTTCCGGTACTATGAGATTGCTAAAGTGTTGCAAAGAAAAGTGCTCACCAGCGATGTCGCCCTTGGTATCACAGGTTTGATTGCCACTGCTCAAGCCACGCAACCAGAGATTATTATGCTATCAAATCCTAATAACCCCTTGTCAATTGAATTTACGCGCGCTGATTTGATTCGGCTACTTGATGAAACGACGGCCTATGTCGTTATCGATGAGGCTTATGCTGAATATGGGCAGGTCAGTGTGGTTGATTTAGTAGATACCTATCCCAAGTTGATTGTTTTGCGTACTTTGTCAAAGGCGTGGGGATTAGCTAATTTACGGGTCGGCTTTTTACTGGCCAATTCTGAATTGCGTGCATACTTGGAAGCAGTCCAGGGGGCCTTTGTTTTGAGTGATGTCAATGCCGATTTAGCAACGCAGGCCTTGAGTTATGATGCACTCGTCGTCGAAAAAATTAATGCTTTAAAAGCAACCCGGGCTGATTTCATTGCTTATCTTGCAAGTAAGGGTATCAGCGTCAATCAATCGGCCAGTTCATTTGTTTATGTGAATATTAGTGGTTCTGATCGCATCCAACAGGAGTTGCTTGCCGTTGGAATTCAAGTAAATACCTATGCGGATCAGGGCTTACGAATTACGATCGGTACGCCAGCACAAATGACGCAATTGCAGCAGGCACTCGAGCAAATCATTTAA